A DNA window from Bacteroides cellulosilyticus contains the following coding sequences:
- a CDS encoding alpha-amylase family glycosyl hydrolase — MKKIVYWLFMLPLFAPEKSFKAVERRLDSIQTLGINVVWFMPINEVGQEKSVNSPYCVKDYKGVNPEFGTLDEFKALVATCHQKGINVIIDWVANHTSWDNAWIANKEWYTQDEAGNIIFPAGTGWKDVADLNFDNQEMRLAMIEAMRFWVTEIGIDGFRCDAADFVPFDFWKQALDSLRAIPERSLLMLAEGKRRDHFDAGFDMNYSWDFLESLRDVFVKDAPAQELFATDKAEYDTIPVGKVKLRFTTNHDESAKMSPTKEFGDVRGSMAAFVLTTYLHGGALIYGSQEAGYPEAINFFTYVPVDWTGNSELYQEYCRLMALYNEYPAIRKGGLKTYPQPDVLLFEKQDGKDRVLVAVNVRNREVNVTLPQEWNGHPSKDMYSGTEEKLEAELSLCPYQYRIFKY, encoded by the coding sequence ATGAAAAAGATAGTTTATTGGCTGTTTATGTTGCCGTTGTTTGCTCCTGAGAAGTCATTTAAGGCGGTGGAACGTCGCTTAGATTCCATTCAGACATTGGGAATCAACGTGGTGTGGTTCATGCCGATCAATGAAGTGGGGCAGGAGAAATCTGTGAATTCCCCCTATTGTGTGAAGGACTATAAAGGAGTGAATCCGGAGTTCGGTACACTGGATGAGTTTAAGGCCTTGGTTGCCACTTGCCATCAGAAGGGGATAAATGTAATTATCGACTGGGTAGCCAATCATACTTCCTGGGACAATGCATGGATTGCCAACAAAGAATGGTATACGCAGGATGAGGCCGGAAACATAATCTTTCCTGCCGGAACCGGTTGGAAGGATGTGGCCGACTTAAACTTTGATAATCAGGAGATGCGCCTGGCAATGATTGAAGCCATGAGGTTTTGGGTTACAGAAATCGGCATCGATGGCTTCCGTTGTGATGCGGCGGACTTTGTTCCCTTCGACTTCTGGAAACAGGCGCTCGACTCTTTGCGTGCCATCCCAGAGCGTTCGTTGCTGATGCTGGCTGAAGGGAAAAGACGCGACCACTTTGATGCTGGTTTCGATATGAATTATTCCTGGGACTTTCTGGAGTCACTTCGCGATGTATTCGTAAAAGATGCTCCGGCACAGGAACTGTTTGCTACGGATAAAGCGGAGTATGACACTATCCCCGTAGGAAAAGTGAAACTGCGTTTTACCACCAATCATGATGAGTCGGCAAAGATGTCGCCTACTAAAGAATTCGGAGATGTGCGCGGCTCTATGGCAGCTTTCGTACTGACTACTTATCTGCATGGAGGAGCGTTGATTTATGGTTCACAAGAGGCGGGTTATCCCGAAGCTATCAACTTCTTTACGTATGTTCCGGTGGATTGGACGGGGAACAGTGAACTGTATCAGGAATACTGTCGTTTGATGGCTCTTTACAACGAGTATCCGGCTATCCGTAAAGGGGGATTGAAGACATATCCGCAACCCGATGTGCTGCTCTTTGAAAAACAGGATGGTAAAGACCGTGTGTTGGTTGCTGTAAATGTACGTAATCGTGAAGTAAATGTGACGCTTCCGCAAGAGTGGAACGGACATCCAAGTAAAGATATGTATAGCGGAACAGAAGAGAAGCTGGAAGCAGAACTGAGTCTGTGCCCTTATCAGTATCGAATCTTTAAGTATTGA